The DNA region CCCCTTGTCCAGCATGTTGTCACGGAGCTTCTTGAACTCGCCCACATCCTCGCGGCGCACAAGCATGAAGTGTTCCAGGTCTGACTTGTGTTTGACTGCCTCCAGGAACAGGGCCTGGAAGGTTGTGTCGTCCACCGTGCGTCCACAGCCGAGGAACACAAATGACTTGGTCTCGTACAGCTTCTGGATCTCACGCTGTTGAAACAAGCAGTAGTTTGTgtcattatttacattatttaacACAGCAGACACCGAAATGCAATTCATAGATCGGGAACATGTTCAGTGCTCACCATAACCTCAGTGTTCCTCAGCACATTCTGGTATCCAGCAGGGTGCAGCACAATACCACTAGGGTTGGTGTAAACCCCGTGGATATGCAAAACACTTAACCGCCGTTTCTCCTGAGCCCACTCCaacacctaaacacacacacgcatatagaAGCACACACTTAACAGTCCATTGCATTCAATCTAGTTCGAGCTGGACAGAGTAAGATCACTGAGCAGCACTGGGGGCTATTAGCTTTGATGGAGAAAAGGCATAAATACCTAGACTGGCAGGCAAGAGAATGGTCTCTCAGATGACATCTCAACCAAGTCTTGATCCACTAACTTTTCATTGTATTTTAAAACTAAAGGCAACTTTGAATCAACtaaaacaataatatttacTATTTTGAGGGTTTTTCTCAGAAaaattgatttgttttctgaTAAAAACATGCTTCTTTCACAGCctctgttttaaatgaaaagtaaATATTGTTCAATCTATAAAATTTGACAGGAGCTGAGTAGTGGCCAGAACTTTAACCTTTCTCCCTTCTCTGAGTATTATCTATTTTTCTCTAAGCGCAACCAACAGGGAACTTCAGGAAAAGGCAGTGAGTTATACCTGCAAATTTCCTCCTCCCGAGAAATCAGGGGCTTGTTTACGTGCATTTTGATGAGACAGATTATGTGAAATGCGACCTGAAATAAACATTTGGCAATGTTTTAAAGCTCCTATAAGCTGATTCTGACCTAACATGAAGTGCATGTTTTAGTGACCTTTACACTCAGTTGAAAACGCTGACGGGACGGATTGGGGCAGAAAAGCTTGGGTAATACCATAATATAATACGAGAACCTACTTACCTTCTTCTCGTCCGTCAGGTCCAAAGACTCCAGCTTCGTGCCCTGGTGAGCTGCATAGATCTCTAACAGGTTGTCGAAGTTAGTAGTAAGGACCAGTGCGCCACTCTCCATTAACTGCAGCACTGAGCGTAGTAGGTGTTTCCCTGCATGCTCCATTTTGCACTCCAAGTCATCAAACACCTCATATAGACAGTCTTTGAAGAATGTGGACCGCACATTGCCTGTCCTCtgtaaaaacaagaaacacagGATAATATGTTTTATGAAGAACTGGACAATGATTGCTGCATCGTTCAATAGAAACAGTAAGATACAATGCGTTTAACGTTTTCTTCGTGCCTTTTCATTTTCGTTATTGACAGCTCTTCTCCCCTTCCACCCCGCATCTTAAAAGCCCCAAGTCGCAATGATGTAAGTGACTGTCAATTTTCAAAAACTAGCGATAAAGTCGGTTCAATATTAAACAGTAATCACTAATCTGATTCCCATCACTGAACTTCCTATACCTCGACACAGCTGACCGTTTTTAAACTGGGACTACACACACTTAATCTTAACGTTActcagcagagaacaaaagaaaGGTGGGAGAGCTGGCCAGCTAAAAATAGCAGAGGATAGTGCTGTAGAGGCAGTGACCAAGGTGATCCTAGCCCAGGGAACTGCTCTGCTCGCCTTCACAGATTACAGCTCTAATGGGTTAAACAGCAGGAGTTCTTTCCGCAGGAAGAAGCTCATTATCCTCGTCTCGTGTCTACAGCAGCCATCCTGATCACTATGTCCTTGGACACTTATGTAATAAGCACATTTAGTGCAAGTAAACAGCACTGCTCTCCACTGCTctccaaaatataaaaataaaaataataataatatttttatgatTACAGATTCCTAATTGCACACAGCTATTAGAGAAATTTGTACAAGATACATAGAAACAATTAGCATAAATAGTATTTAATTAGTAAtgtgaagaaataaacaaaatcagCAAATATCCTTTTTTTGCCAGTGAGAGAATTTACAACGAAGATTAACCTCATTACCTGACAATGTACAACAGCAGACCTCTATAATCCTGTTGATACACAGGTTTATTAAAACTGGGTCAAAATCTCACATCCCCAACAGTATTGGGCCAAGTCTCCCTAAGCTTTATACAGTAAACCTCAGTTTTAGAAAGTGTTTCAATATTACATCATATTTGTAATAGTTTTGATAGAGTTATAAATTTCCTCTGTTCAGTAAAGGGCATGTTGAATATTCCCCAAATTACTCTGACTCATAAACCTGCATCTCCTCAGTTCTGGTCCCAACATGTGTGTTTAAGTATAACAAGGAAAATATTTGCAGATGGAATGTGTGAATGATACATGTTAATGTCTCCTACTGTAACTTACTGTAAGTTATTTGTGAGGGCTGCACTGTAATTTGTCTGAAAAGGAAACCTGGGAAGAAGGGGCTGCTGATTCACATTATTCTAtacttgtttttctcctcagcatGCTAGATCCTGCTGTGTCTGTAGCCAACAGAACTGGACCCGTGTATGCGCCTCTGTGGAGTGAAATACACATGACGGATAAAGCCATAAAAGCGCTGCTTGTTCCCTTTGTGACAACAGAGCTGAAACAAAGCGTGTTTTATCAATGTCAAAGGTGCGATGAGACATGACTAACACAGGAGGCAAACCATATTAAGGTTCCCATCTGCCAGCCCTGCTCCAGACCAGACCAGTCCGACGGGACAACTGCATTATAGGAAAATCCAAATAGTATCACATCCTGCTCCACAGTAAGTTATTGATTCAAAACAGAAATTGACTAAAAAGTCAGTAAACAAAAATCATTTCCAAGAACAAGTCCGAAAGGCAAGTCTTATGTCATTAACTAGGTGTTTAAATAAAGTAAGGCTAAGATGTCTTATCTCAGTACATGGAAGTTAAAACAAAATGTCCCTGGCAGAGGAGAGGACAGTGCACTGGCAGTCTGTTTGCCATGTGttcatactgtacgtgtgcacAGGGTGGTTTGGAAAgtgaagccaaaaaaaaaaaaagaaggatcAGACAGTCTTACCGGGGAAAGTTTTTGAATGAGGTCATGGGCCACATGCACCAAATTCTTATCTTCCTGCATGTGCTTCTGGAAACGccggctctcctcctcctccaggaggtcAAAATCATTGGCAGCATCAAGCAAAGCCTGGATGAGGCCCTTCCACGAACGGAGTGCAGGGACCTGGGGCGCCACTGCAGAGCTCACTCCTGTGCCGATCACCAGGACAAGCTCGGGGGCTCGCTTGGTCTTCAGACTGGGCAGCAGTTTCCTATGGAGCAGGCGGAGATTCAGTGAACATGGCTCCAAAGAAGCAGCTTCCCACATCCCTCCGACAATTTCACAAAAGCATGAAGTCTGAAACTAAGCCTGCCATAAAACAACCAAGTGACTGAAGCTTTTAATATAGAAgttaaacaacaacagaaactaCCTGGGCTTTTTTGCATTTGAGTCTGCATCCTGAGAATCAGCTGCAGGTCGCTTCTCACTTTTCACTGCTACAACGGATGCCATTCAACTCCTGCAACACATATGGAGATGTTCAGAAATACCCTTCTACTATAGTAAAAGCAGTAAAATCTCTGAATCtcttattataataataataaaaataattataatcatCAGCATCTGCTAGAGCCTCTAAGGCTCCATTCACTTATCACTAACAATGACACTAGAATCATAAAACGATaagaaatcaaacatttattaCAGGTAAAAACAGTGCCATGGCAAATGTGACATAGCTTCCTTTTCCGTTAGTTGCAACAAGGTACACAACATGTTTAATATTGTAGATTTCCTCCTGACAACACACCTTGTGTGATGATTAACCAGAACATCTCTGAtgtaacacagacacaacacacactagCGTTGAGGATGTTGTTTCTGGGAAACAAGCAAGTGGCATTTACTGGTAGTTGTAACCAAAAACAAGCCACATTTGTATTGAactcatttagtatttaactgTGTCTATACTGTTAAGTGACAATTTACATTATGGATTATTAACATATTTACATACAAACTAAAGCTGAACCGACTATTTGTTACTCACCTGTTAAAGTTAGCTCAGGTAAAGATGCCCAGTGTTTATTTCTGATGGGTCAGAACTCCTTCAGAACCAGAGCCAGTGGGTGTCAGGTCTGGAGGATCACGAGCCGGAAATCGGTTCGACTTGGGAGCTGGGAGCTTTCTGCTGCGGTTACCTGACAAGTTTAACCCCCAGCGCCTCGAACCGACCTCAGCGAGCCGTGTGTCAGCAAACCGGCCGAACCCAACAGTAACCGTTACGCtaacatgtgtgtgtggcttcgaGCTAAGCTAGTTAGCGTCGTGTCTGCGGCTGTTAAAAGCTGCCCGGGCTTTGCTCGTCATTCCGAGGTTCGAGGAACGTTAATTAAAGAGGCACGTGCCCGTTGGTGGCCACCTGTTGACGTGGAAGGCAAACGGTGCCGCCTAAGTTCTGCCAGAGTAGCCACTGCCCGCTAGAACCTACAGCACCATTGCCGCGTCCTCGCCCGGACCACGTTGATGTAACAGCTGCACCACCGTCCACTGCTGTTAAACTTTAGCAGGGGCTCGTTGAAGTCGCCGCCTGTGGAGGTGTGCGCCGGGTCTTACGATGCCTTCACGAACTTTAAGGAAGGAAGGGGTGTCGTGCAGCAagtaagacagaaaaacaaatcctgatttctgacagaaacaaattcaaatattttcagTTTCTGAAAAATGAATATAGACAAAGTGGTATTTAACTAGTTATAAACAATGGCATTTCAGTGTAGCTTTTTGCAACTTCTCAATTTTATCCTACAgtgaaactaaataaaaatcTTAATCTTGTGGATATTGAAGAGCTGACAGTGTAGCTTATACACCCACAGGTTTACCaattcttctttcttttttcaccCAAGAACGAAGCGTTTTAAGTGTTTATGTTCGTTAAACTCGGATTTACATAGAGTACGTGAATGCAACATCAAGCAGAGCAGGACGCCAGAGTGCAGCCAGTCGGTGCTTTGCTGTACAGTACGTGACAAACGTCTGTTTTGGTGTCGCTAGCACGTTGCTGTTAAATTTCTAATAATGGCAACATAAAAGACATGTATAGACGTaaatatgtaataaaaaatCCCCATAAccagtgtttctgtttaaaaCCTTACCATACAATTTGCACTACACATATATGTAATAAACACTAATGTTTAAAGTTTTAACATctattatacagtatttcacTTTAAGTTATAATTTTTTTAAGTTAATAGATAGTATAGGTAGATAGGTATAGTTGACGCCAGAAGCAGCCTTTTTGTTAAATGCGTTGGCACATATTCAGCTCCCCTATAAATTACGGTCCGATGACGTGGCTGTGCAACACAATAACGCTGCTAGCCTGCCATCTGCTGGTGAAAAGGGAAATTGCACTCTGTATATTTAAGGCAAAAGTCAAAGCCCTTCGTGACTCACAAATTGAAAATTTCGGCACAGCTgtacagctgctgtttctcagtGCAGCCTTACcactaaattaaaaaagaacacAAGTCCAGATTTTACAACTGTGGGGTGAAAATATTTACAGACACTGTCAGTGTCATGAGTATAAGTGCAGATGGTCTGAGCACACAATTTACAGTACGTTGTTGCCAACATGAAGAACACGTTTCATTAGGCAATCTCAAATAAACCACCAAGACCAAGACAAAATCTCTACgaattttaacatatttttgACAAATATAGCAAAGCAAAAGTCAGAAACCCTCAATCAAACACCAAAAGGCATGACATTTGTCAGCATTCAAACATTTTAGGTGTGCATTTACAAGACAACAGGAGGAAAGGCATATTGGCTATGCAAGTCTGTCTGCAATTAAACTGCAAACATAAAATGATGTTAAATTGTagaaattacaaattacaataGTTGCACTTTAGATTTTAACAGAATATTCAAATGACAAATTCATCcatgatttttttcctttaacacACAGCTTTTatgcttttcccttttttagaTACAGTAGCAATTACTAAAGTTTTAGTTCAACTCACAGACAGATCAAAACGTAATGGGATTAAAATTAGTGTAATTTGGTTAGACTTACTGTATGAACAACATTTTAGCAGTCATGACTCCAGTGTTTACAGATGCATTAGCAGAATAATTTCTGACTAATCTTAGGAGCGTAATTGATCATACTGCAGTTGGTCATTCATGAGAAAGCTCAGAACATTAATAAGTAGGACATGTCTTTATACATTCACCATTATTATTGAAAAGATGAATAATATACTGTTAAATACACAGCAGGTCTAcacagagatggagccatcTCTGAAGTTGGTTTTTCCTATGAGGACATTGAGAAGTATAGCTTTTCCCTCACGCGTCTCCTTCTGGGCCTGTTTGATGATGTCACTtagtctgtcctcatcctcacgcTTTAACAGGTAGCCCTTACCCCCATAACCATCTGCTACCACATGGTAATCTGCAAAAACAAGAAGGATTTTTAGGTTACGCTGTCGGTAATGTAACTTATAATACTCATAAATGTAAACTTGTGGCTGGGATCTGCACGCATTTTCCAAACTATTACAGTAGTCACACGTTACACCGGAGACATACCTGTAAATGCAAGGCCACACGCCACAT from Betta splendens chromosome 13, fBetSpl5.4, whole genome shotgun sequence includes:
- the fam118b gene encoding protein FAM118B, encoding MASVVAVKSEKRPAADSQDADSNAKKPRKLLPSLKTKRAPELVLVIGTGVSSAVAPQVPALRSWKGLIQALLDAANDFDLLEEEESRRFQKHMQEDKNLVHVAHDLIQKLSPRTGNVRSTFFKDCLYEVFDDLECKMEHAGKHLLRSVLQLMESGALVLTTNFDNLLEIYAAHQGTKLESLDLTDEKKVLEWAQEKRRLSVLHIHGVYTNPSGIVLHPAGYQNVLRNTEVMREIQKLYETKSFVFLGCGRTVDDTTFQALFLEAVKHKSDLEHFMLVRREDVGEFKKLRDNMLDKGIKVISYGDEYADLPEYFERLANEICNREVSTNTWGSPSQSVEEQQNGFTSQKSLLQG